In the Streptomyces sp. NBC_00525 genome, one interval contains:
- a CDS encoding TIGR03089 family protein — translation MNASDRTPADLLRSALAADPARPLVTFYDDATGERVELSVATFANWVAKTANLLQGDLAAEPGDRLALLLPAHWQSAVWLLACASVGVVADVQGDPAAADLVVSGPDTLDAARACRGERIALALRPLGGRFPQAPEGFADYAVEVPGQGDRFAPFAPVDPDAPALTVGGVSFTAAELVARAREDGAALGLGAGARLLSGRTYDTWDGLSAGLYAPLATGGSVVLCRHRDQLGAEALAQRVDSERVTLTV, via the coding sequence ATGAACGCCAGCGACCGCACCCCTGCCGACCTGCTGCGTTCCGCGCTCGCCGCGGACCCGGCCCGCCCTCTGGTCACCTTCTACGACGACGCGACCGGGGAGCGCGTCGAGTTGTCGGTGGCCACCTTCGCCAACTGGGTGGCCAAGACCGCCAATCTGCTCCAGGGCGATCTGGCCGCCGAGCCCGGTGACCGGCTCGCGCTGCTGCTGCCCGCGCACTGGCAGTCCGCGGTCTGGCTGCTGGCCTGCGCCTCGGTCGGGGTGGTGGCCGATGTGCAGGGCGATCCGGCCGCCGCCGACCTCGTCGTCTCCGGCCCGGACACGCTGGACGCGGCGCGGGCCTGCCGGGGCGAGCGGATCGCGCTGGCGCTGCGGCCGCTGGGCGGGCGGTTCCCGCAGGCGCCCGAGGGGTTCGCGGACTACGCGGTGGAGGTGCCGGGGCAGGGCGACCGGTTCGCGCCGTTCGCCCCGGTGGACCCGGACGCGCCGGCCCTGACGGTGGGCGGGGTGTCGTTCACGGCGGCGGAGCTGGTGGCGCGGGCGCGCGAGGACGGGGCGGCGCTGGGCCTGGGGGCCGGGGCGCGGCTGCTGTCGGGGCGTACGTACGACACCTGGGACGGGCTGAGCGCCGGGCTCTACGCGCCGCTGGCGACCGGGGGTTCGGTGGTCCTGTGCCGCCATCGGGACCAGCTGGGCGCGGAGGCGCTGGCGCAGCGGGTGGACAGCGAGCGGGTCACGCTGACCGTGTGA
- a CDS encoding LCP family glycopolymer transferase, whose product MDADVTESAGTPGGPDDAAGKDRTPDAPPGGAPDEAPHEKKAAPGGETRSGSGSGPGPAPESDADGSGNTGGRGEASGSGDAGGSGALDITVKRKRHWLRWTALGASFVVLVAAGVGWWLYKKLDGNIRTDTSAAAELKAYEKERPVSVVHDAENILLIGSDSRAGDNRKYGRDDGGSQRSDTTILLHLAADRKSATAMSIPRDLMVDIPACHKADKTATRPQFAQFNWAFEMGGTACTIRTVEKMTGIRIDHYMIIDFNGFKDMVNAVDGVDVCLKEPIDDKDAHLKLTAGRHKLNGEQALGYVRARKSLGNGSDTDRMDRQQQFLGALVNKVQSNGVLLNPTRLYPVLDAATKALTTDPGLDSLKDLYDLVRGMRDVPTEKVQFLTVPRQPYHLNRNRDELVQPDADKLFKQLRDDKPVAVVPAGETDDDGANGAGGTTDDGATDDGANGDGANGDGANGDGNAGAADASGPSPTPTYSGNNAATDLCKQ is encoded by the coding sequence ATGGACGCAGACGTGACCGAAAGCGCCGGCACTCCGGGCGGCCCCGACGACGCGGCGGGCAAGGACCGGACGCCGGACGCACCGCCCGGCGGGGCACCCGACGAGGCACCCCATGAGAAGAAGGCCGCGCCCGGCGGCGAGACCCGCAGCGGGTCCGGCAGCGGACCGGGCCCCGCCCCGGAGTCCGACGCGGACGGCAGCGGGAACACGGGCGGACGCGGCGAGGCGAGCGGGAGCGGCGACGCGGGCGGGAGCGGGGCCCTCGACATCACCGTCAAACGGAAGCGTCACTGGCTGCGCTGGACCGCCCTCGGCGCCTCGTTCGTCGTGCTCGTCGCGGCGGGCGTCGGCTGGTGGCTGTACAAGAAGCTCGACGGCAACATCCGGACGGACACCTCGGCGGCGGCCGAACTGAAGGCGTACGAGAAGGAGCGGCCGGTCTCCGTCGTCCACGACGCGGAGAACATCCTGCTCATCGGCTCGGACAGCCGGGCGGGCGACAACCGGAAGTACGGCCGCGACGACGGCGGCAGCCAGCGCTCGGACACGACGATCCTGCTGCACCTGGCGGCGGACCGGAAGAGCGCCACCGCCATGTCGATCCCGCGTGACCTGATGGTGGACATCCCCGCCTGCCACAAGGCGGACAAAACCGCCACCAGGCCGCAATTCGCCCAGTTCAACTGGGCGTTCGAGATGGGCGGGACCGCCTGCACCATCCGGACCGTCGAGAAGATGACCGGCATCCGCATCGACCACTACATGATCATCGACTTCAACGGCTTCAAGGACATGGTCAACGCGGTGGACGGCGTCGACGTCTGCCTCAAGGAGCCGATCGACGACAAGGACGCCCACCTCAAGCTCACGGCGGGCCGCCACAAGCTCAACGGGGAGCAGGCGCTCGGCTACGTGCGGGCCCGCAAGTCGCTCGGCAACGGGAGCGACACCGACCGCATGGACCGCCAGCAGCAGTTCCTCGGCGCGCTGGTCAACAAGGTGCAGAGCAACGGCGTCCTGCTCAACCCGACGCGCCTCTACCCGGTCCTGGACGCGGCCACGAAGGCGCTCACCACCGATCCGGGCCTGGACAGCCTCAAGGACCTCTACGACCTGGTGCGGGGGATGCGGGACGTCCCCACCGAGAAGGTGCAGTTCCTGACGGTCCCCCGGCAGCCGTACCACCTGAACCGCAACCGGGACGAACTGGTACAGCCCGACGCCGACAAGCTGTTCAAGCAGTTGCGCGACGACAAGCCGGTCGCCGTGGTGCCCGCCGGCGAGACCGACGACGACGGTGCGAACGGTGCCGGCGGTACGACCGACGACGGTGCGACCGACGACGGTGCGAACGGCGACGGTGCGAACGGCGACGGTGCGAACGGCGACGGGAACGCGGGCGCCGCCGACGCCTCGGGGCCGTCCCCCACACCCACCTATTCGGGGAACAATGCCGCGACCGACCTGTGCAAGCAGTAA